The genomic region TCAGTGTCAAAGCCATGGTGTTGGCGCAGACAATTTTGGTATTGCCTGTGGTGATGGCGTTGATTCGTCAATTAATCGAGGACGCAGATAAACAGCGTGGCGAGCAACTACAGTCCTTGGGTGCACCCCGATTATTCAGAGCACTGTTGCACGTGTGGGATGAGCGTATAGCTGTGTTGATGGTGTTGATTGCCGCGTTCGGACGTGCCATTGCAGAGGTGGGTACGGTGATGGTGGTCGGTGGCAATATTGATGGTTTTACGCGCGTGATGACGACATCCATTGCGTTGGAAACCAGCAAAGGCGACTTGCCCTTGGCTTTGGGGCTAGGCATCATGTTGATGGCGGTCGTGCTCTTGCTAAATACGGTTTTGGCAGGTTTGCGGTG from Candidatus Cloacimonadota bacterium harbors:
- a CDS encoding ABC transporter permease, translated to MNSISQSLSTAFALIASNDVQLWSIVARSLWVSAWASLLASVLGVVFGAWLAVSHFAGRGLVLLILNTLLSLPAVVVGLLVYLLLSRSGPLGELGWLFSVKAMVLAQTILVLPVVMALIRQLIEDADKQRGEQLQSLGAPRLFRALLHVWDERIAVLMVLIAAFGRAIAEVGTVMVVGGNIDGFTRVMTTSIALETSKGDLPLALGLGIMLMAVVLLLNTVLAGLR